A segment of the Macrobrachium rosenbergii isolate ZJJX-2024 chromosome 8, ASM4041242v1, whole genome shotgun sequence genome:
TGTACAACATGGATAGGCTACAGGGCCTCAAGAACTTCCACACCatgaacattaaattttttaatatgcaGTATTTGCTTACTGTAATTATTCTGCGTGTCAATAAAATACTTGAAACCTATAAACTTGACACAAAATGAGAAgtgcaggaaaataaaaatagcatcaTGCTTCAATCCTACAGTATTACAGAATGGGTTTCAGATGACATTGTTGCAACAAAAAATACATTAGTAAGTTATACTGTTATGCCATAGTTTTAATGAAAAGCATGAAAGgctaattacaaaattattctgCAAAAACACATTCCTTTGGTGGAGATTcaatctgcataataataatttgtctatTACAGGTACAAGAAATCTTCAAAAGTCACCAAAACACAATTGAGGCAGTGAATCACATTATACATGTAATCAAACTCTTTCAAATCATGTCACTCTCTGCTAGCAAGAGGCTGACTGATAATTTTCCTCCATGCAATGGGAATGTTAAGGAATATACTCAGTTAAGGTGGAAAATATATTCAGGAGCATACAGTcatggaaatgaatggaaaaaacgAAATTTTTCATGAACTTCTTGGGCAAAGATGATGAACTTCTTGGGCAAAGATGATTTAGTTTGCAATTCTTAGGCTCATAAATTCAGTAAGGAgtcagttttatttctatttaatctcTTAAAACTTCTGGTATTAAAACTGTATGTCTGCCTCTTTATTGCTTTATTCTACTTCTGGAGAGGTGTAAGAGGGCCTAGAAATGaataagtggtctggttaaaacaaATGATTATTTTAACAATTCTTATTCTGTATCATGATGATTTATATTCACTTGTGCTTGTAATTACCATATTTCCttctttaaaaatatgatttctgGAATCCTCTAGTAAACATCACAAGCACTAAACCTCCAAATAATATTCAAGATGTCAATATCTTAACCTCCCCTATGATATCCAATTCaactgtttttaatctttttgtgtACTGTTGGTAGATGTTAGTTTACCATTCATACTGTAGTCTCATAATTTTGTAAAACAGGATTCAGTGGAAGGGAACTAAAGGAATTGCTGTGGGGTTGAGCTGATGAACCAAAATTGAAAAAACCATAACTTGAAACCTCCAAGTTggagtgtaataataatatggcaaCATGCCTCTCACAGACATCTATCAAACATTGCTAGAATTACAAAACGAATCCAAAATTCAAAGttcttaatttttcatgtgtATTACTAAGCAAGTAATGCCTGTAAAAAGCTAAGGAAGATCTGGTCATAAGCCAAATACATCAGATGATTAATATTTTCTACTGCAGGCAAAAATATAAGAGGGTTGATTGTGTAGCTACACCCCAAAATGGACACTCCACGACATTCAAGAAACAATGGTATATATctccaataaatataaataattcaaacaTTTCAAAGCCACTAATATCTTTTTCAAGATAATGTATATCCGGTAGTTTCACATACTCCTTTAACTTCAACTCTGTATCATAATACATTGAAATTACTTTGCCAGCATGGTTATCTAGTAGCAAACACTGAGTGAAGATGGGAAAACCCTTCACTGATGTGCTGGCTGGATCAATATCCAAACCCCCTCagcaatatatatactacagtatgcAGCCAATCTTAAGGAAAGGTAGGGTGCTTGTTACACAATGGTTTGTATCTACAGATTTGTTTCTtgcaatatatacaaatttacaaacCACTGCCCTCCAGTACAGCAGGCACTGCAAAGCACTGCTCTCAAATATGCCAAAAGACCATTGTGAAAGAATAATCAATTCTTAAAGTTTAACTGCTTCAGAGTATAGATCATCCACTAAACCAAAAATGATCAGAGCATTCACTCTGTCTTGGTTCAAATTTAACTCACCACTGGGTTTTAAATCCTTCAGGACGGCCACATTAATTAAAGTCTACAAATATGACTGTTAAATTACtttgtaacaacaacaacaacttacaTGAGCAAACAAATGATGAGGCTAACATTGCAGTTCAAGTGGTAATGGGGGCAAAACAGAAAACCATATTAATCCACAAGACTACAAGCAATGAGGCACTATCTAGTCTGACAGTGCCACAGGCTATATTTTGAGGATCACCATGAAACCCGTAGTGACTTCTGCACCAGGCCAACTCTGAAGAGTAGGGCAATTGGGGAGTGAGAGTTGTCTGGAGCTGCATCATGACACTGGACCTGCTTCCTGATCACTCTTTATCCATGACTTAGTAACAGTGCACCAAATGACTTTCGGTCCTCAACTCCCATACCTACAGATTTGGCTCCTACAGCcacttttcattttctccaaaGTTAAAATGCCCTTGAAGGTTGCTGATTTCAAACAACAGAAGAGACAGAAGAAAACTGGGGACTGGACCTGCGCAATGCAACAGaatgaagggacactgcaaagaacctaaaattATGCCTACAAGGCACCAGACTGACACTATCAAGAACAATCTGCTATTTGTATGAAAcaatatcataaaagaaattacttaACAAAGCCAGAAGTAACAATAACCAATTTTCCATTAAGCAATGGTATGATTTACCTAACATACAGAAAACCCACTTGCTGATTcaagtggtaaaaaataaaacagcctCTCCCATAAATACCAATACATTTGAGCTGCTAACCTTTAACATTTTGTATGCTTCAAACaatcttacaaaaattttaaaaaatgcccacacaatgttgaaaatattcatcCAAACATATTTTAGGAAGATACTACATAgagaatattaataaacaatatcaaaaTGCAACAGTATAACTAAAATTTTTCAAAGCAAAttaaactcaaattcatataatGTAGCAACACTACAagttttttcttatagttttgaCCCCATGTTTaagggttattttgttttatagataACTAAAGCATATAGTGTTACTACTATCTATCTaacttgtttaaaataaaaatacacaagaaacAGTTACATAAATGGAAGAATTCTGAAAAAATGTACCCCTAAtgtcaaaggtaaaataaaactatataatactTACAACTACCAAAGTGACAGCAGCAACGCTAACTCCAAGCAGTAGATGAAGATTATTTTTAGTCTGTTTCTTGGAATGAGCCTCAGCCCAAGAGCCACTTGGAACTGGTAAGTCTGCCATGGTTGGTTGAGTGTGACCTGTTACATTTGCCATCCTTCTGGATAGTGCTGAAAAATGCAACAGAAGTTGACTTGTAGGAAACAAATGATTTGGGTGCCTAGTCAAcaatgtacatacacaaacatcttTAACCTTTGCAGCACTAAAggtaaactaaaattaataattaattaaaaacagaatacagtatatacatcatTGCCAGCTACAATTCAACTTAAGCACCTAATATACTAtaccaattttaaatttatctgtACTTTTGCTATGTATGCAAACCTGAACCTTTTGTGCCTAGAGTTCCTTTCTGCGTATGCGCTGGACATGGGTGTGCACGAATTACCAAGGATGATCCACATGGAGGTAGGGGGAAGGATATGCCGTTCATCTAACTTTCCCCAATCAGACTTTTGCTTGCAAGACATGCATAACTACTAAAAGAAGAATTTGGCATACGATCCTACAGGGACTCAAAACCATCAACTTTCATATCTGGAGACTCAGGCTGAGAGGGAAGTAATGCTAGAGAAGAAAGTGAGTGTCCTAGTGTGTCTGGAAGGTTCCCTAGTTGGCTGAGAAGTATGAGAGTGCCTATCTAGCAATCCTTAGCAGTACTTGGTTGCCCCAGTATCCTTGTCAGGAGGCACCATGCTCCCCTCTCCCCTCTGAAGAACCCGGAACCCCTCTGAAGAGGAAGTACCGTTGGTCAGCAGCTTTCTCCTGTAGGTTAAGGTAATCAATGGGTTTGGAGAGAGCTCTATCATGTTCCCCATTCCCCTTGTTACAGGAGAAGGGACCAAGGATCGCATTCTAGAACAGGAGCTCAAAGAGTAAATACTTCATCTTCATTTTGGTCCCGTTAATACTCGGGTACGAACGTTTCCAATGTGATATAATAAATGGAGTGGTGTCTTAACATCATTCCCTCAAAACACCCAAACCCAAATACACGAAGTTCCCGGGTTACGACGGGCTTGGCTTACAACGTTCCAAGCTTATGACACTCTgaaaatattcatcagaaattatttcctgggttacaacgcatgttccgggtttACGACGCCAATCCGACGTTAGAAATATAGCTCCAAACAGGGCAGAAtagtaaaaatttggaggttttttgatgaaaatctcaataaaaatgcagtttacatagtTCACTAGACACCcgaatgattaaaagtaaggttttcttacgattttcgatgatATTTTGGGTTACAACAATTTTCGGCTTACGATGCAGCGTTGGAACTGAACctccgtcgtaaaccggggactgcctgtactcagaTGAGACAAGGGGCTAGCCGGGGGGGGGTTCCTAATAATGACTGTTTGTTGAGCTGCCACCACAGGCCCTAACAAGAATGTCCCTTAAGGATTTTTGAGCAATACCCCTCAAGTAGAATGACTTGTGGTTGACTCCACAAGACTGCAGCTCTCATTACCTGTTGGACCGAAAAGTTTTTATGGAAGGCTAGTGAAGGTTCAAGTCCCCAAACGTCATGGTCACATGGGAGACAGCAAACAAGCGAAATAACTAGACAAGATCGTAGCCAAAAGACTATGGGGGAAAGTCAGATAAAGGGGTGTATCCTTCCACCCACGTGTGAGTATCTCCTTGTCAGTTACAGACTGGTCCTGCACATGCACAAAAAGGTACTCCAAATatgaaaggcaatggtttgtgtCCCAGTAGGAACAAAgcaatattaggaaaaaattaataatttaaagaaaaatagtaattttctctcaaacacaaaagtctttataaaattaaatacaacagTTCCCCTAAACTGTGGTACTGTATACATTCCAAAACCTACCATGGACAGCAGGTAATAGCAaattatacatgtacacacacacatatatatatttatgcatagaCTGTAGATGCTAAAGCTTACTTGATACACGACTAATGTCATACATTTTGCATTACCATACTGTCAAGTTTTTTTacagtttgtttttctattcCTCTCTCTATACTGGAAGGGATTCTGATGTTTCAGCCTCATCTCAATAACGCTATAGAGCAATGAAAAAGGTACTATGAAAATTACTCTTTTCAACCCTGTAAAGATGaaagatcaatgaaaatatacattgcactgtcaattttataaatactgtatcatTTACAGTACAGTTCCTACACAatgccagaattttttttaagtaatttgtatttttcctaaatatataaaaccagaGCCTCTCGTTTAGAAGCATTCCTACAAAACAACCAAAATGGTTTCTATTCCCTTAGGAATAAATGAGAAGTTTCTATTTGTTAAAAGATATTGTCTACTGTATGTACTAAACAACTAATCTGTTCTTCATTCCTGCTGTGTAGGTccatgatgatggtggtggtacAATACCGAAAATGATTATCAGCAATAGTGTGTATTGGCCCTATGCTGGCATTAAGCTACTGACATGACAAAACTCCACATGGACTATTAGGAACatcatctttttttatgttatagcATACTAAGTTGACCATGGTTTAAAAACTTATACTTGCTCTTCCCTTGTAAATATAGGTTCTAACGGGtatcttttcttaaaaaataacacatttaagCAATTACTCTACTTCTGTAAAATGTAAAGCTATTTCAACTTACATTCAAAAAGTGCTGTCATGTGTTATAGTCTcaaattttttcaaactttgaGACTATGacataaccaaaaatcagcgctGATGTTCTTTATCCTCAATACACCATTAACTAGCCTAAAAACTGGCTAGCAGTACCACTGCCCCAACTTTCACCCCTAATttacatacaggtatatgtatatccTCTGGACCAGGTCTGCACATCCACCAGATTCATTAGTGATTAGGTTAAACTGTCTGCATGATAATCGACCCTGAAAATATTACTTAGAATAGGATCCACAAGCCTTTGATAAAACCATAACACAGAGGACTCAACAATTTTGCACAGATGATCCAGTGACCCAAGTTATGATATTATAGAGGGAAATATAAGTTGGCAAAAAACCAAGGACTAAAATAGCTTAATCAttccttattttcataataaGGCAGTCCGTGTTACAAGCTCCTtatgaaaattaatcaataaagaaatgaatgattttgaatgCATAGCCTACTATCTGTTTCAAGGACAGAAGAGATTATAGGTAGGCTATATGAGAACTTAAtggagagagaataattttgcaTACTGAAGGTTACTCCCGCCAagtacttttcaaaataaaaatacatgacaaGCATGTAAATGATGAGTCTTTTCTTATACTTCCAAACAGGATTCAGCTTTCCAATTGAACATATCTCTGTAGTAGACTATATTTTAGGTGTTTTATCATATAAAACGTTTCACCAGATGCCAACAAGACAACAGAATATGCACAAGACTGCAGTATAGCCTTGTTGTCGAAGTCCTTCCTGGCAGCTTAGCCATGGCATGCATTTGTCAAATAAAATATTACCATACTCTTCTCGTAAACTCTAATACTGCATAATCTTAAGACATGAAGCAAATGGGTACTCCAGGTGAGCACCACATCCCCCCCTTCTTGCATCTGAAAAGTAACGCACCTTTGGAGGAGGGGGGTTCAGCATAACTCCCACGAGGAGATTCCTGTCGTCAAACCATCAGGATACTCTCATGGGCCTGTTGATTATCCTAACCTGATCTTCTTACCTTATTTCTACAAACGATTTGACTAGTCTAGACTATTCTACTTCTATTTATAACATTACCTATGTGCACACTAAGGTGTTGGTAGAGTAAAataatggaatagaatggaacatagaatttttgccaaagaccaagtgctggtacctatgaaatcattcaccactgaaaggaaaactgagagtagaaaggtttttaaaggtgtaagcggaggaaaaccttgcagttgcactttataacaactgttaggagagggtggaaagtaagctggaagagagggaatacaaacagaggtagagtaaaaggaatgaaagggattgcagctaagggccgaaggggtgctgcaaagaaccgtaagtaatgcctagagtgcaccgcaagaggtgcactaacggcactcaCTCCCTATGGGGTAAAGTAAAACAATATTAACACTCCCACTTTTTATGAGTTCAGTTCTAGAATGATAACATAACATTGATCTAACTAGAGCCTATCATCACTTCAGTTGACTTCTGGATAGAAGATAATTCATATAGGCTAATCTAACGATGGATCTATGGTGAAATATCCTACGATTTCGGCAGTACCATGATTCAGATGATTTCAATTTGCCATGGAAATAGCCATTATGAAGCCGGCTTATTACCCTTCACTGACCCACTTAACCTGAGCCTATCTCTACTAAAGATTAGCCCAGCATAAACTATATTTATGTATCAAACTGGCTGTGAGGACCCTAAAGTTACCTCACAGTTTGGTTAAGGTTATAAGAGAACAACCAAGTCACGTAGCGAACAACTGACGTACCCAAGATAAGATATTTATAGCTTGCATACTTCGATGAGGCAATACAATTTGGCACGTATGTAACGAAATATACCAATCGCAATTCATTATGTTTAAACATACCATTTCAATTACAagttaaaaatatgcatttacacTAGGAAAGAGGCACATTTCCACGGCAAATTCAGGAGATATGAGTGTACTTAGATATCCCAGAGATAGCCACAGCAATGACGAAATCGACCGTATTTCGGCTGCGATGCACGGAACCGTCAATCTTATTTCTCTTCAACTAAATTCCATAATTCTTAACAGCATTAACCTCAGTTATATACACTCATACTCACGTCGTGAAATAACTCCACTGCGAGCAGTGAGGGCAGCCCTGGCGAACATTTTGTAGAGAGTTAGTCGTAACGATCTTTGAACTGCTTTGGTCTGGGTCTGGCGACTGCTGCCTTCTGCTTTCGCAACCTTACTCTGCCCTCTGTCGGCAAGATGAGAATCTCTTAATATCGACATCGgcgtaaatgaaaataaacagaacttTTAAAATGTGTAATGATTTTTTATAATAGAATTCATATTAATACGTATAATTATTTAGTAgttattttattagtaaaatagtCCATTTCACTCGATTTAATTCGATCTTATTGGCATTCTTTGATGAACGAAATTTGAATCAAATAATTCCAAATTCTCCTTTACCTTAATCGATTTTGCGtaaattattcttataatttaGAATTATAATTCTATAAACTGTAATATACAACTATTTAAGGTTTTTTAGAGCAGTCTGCACTTCATCGGTTTGTTTTTCTTAACTCatacacaacattaaaattataaactGAATTGCATACAGTCAATGAGAAATGTAAAATCTTAGTAATCTTCTATAATtcataaagaactttgaagaaataTGTATACTGAGACGCAGATTTTGAAGTATGAAAAGCAGGTGATGGCAATAGATTCTCGCTTGACGCTTGTTTCTCTTAGGTTGCGGGAGTGGTCGAGTCGTGGGGGGGTTGGTGAGTGAGGGTTCATCCGCTTTGTTTACTTCAGTTCGTGATGAGATTGTGTTGAAGTAGGTTGGTTGTCGACCGTTCTTGAGTGTGTGATGTGAGTGCTCGTAGTGACATATTGTTAAATTTTAATGATGTTCGCTATAGTGTTTCCTTGGTGAGGGATGTGGTAGCGGGCATCGTCATGAGTGTGTTTAGCGAGTTCCATAAGGCTTGGCGTGCCAGATTCCCAGGGAATGATCTGCCGGCAGCATGGGAAGAGGATGTTAGGGCAAACTTAACGAAGCATCGCGCCCGGGTTGCGCTGCTGAAGGAGGAACTGGAGAAGGAACAGTTTTACGTGGAGTACTTGGAGTGTCTGTTGAGCGATGTCCAACGGCAAAAGAGAGAAGGAGTAGCATCAGAAGACGAGAGAGAAACTGTCCAAGAGGAAGAGCGCGGACAAGGCGAGGGTAGTGAAGGGGCAGGTTGTGCTGGAAGTGGTAATATAGACTCTGCCGTCACCCAAGCAATAAACACTATGATGGTGCAACGCCAACAGCATCCTGGTCGTGGAAACGCTTCTCCAGGGGAGAGTCAAGAGACTTCTCCTTCTAAAGGCGACAGTGAGAAGTCAGAAGGGTTGAAGTCTCTCCCGCTCTCTGATGAAGACGACGCCCCACAGGTACCCATCACGCCGTTAGCTGCCCCTCCCCCTTCTGGCGGCAGTTCCGTAAAGGATCTGGCTCGTCGCTTTACTGCTTCAGAAGGAAAGGCTGGGGCTGGACGACCTCCTGCTTACTCTCGATCGACATCTGTTCCTGCTACATCAGCAGGAGGTTCCCCTACATCTAAGGAGTCACAGTTTGTTACTGTTATTTCTGTCAATGGCGCTGGACAAGGAGAAGACGCCCGGGGCAGGAAGGTGCCCCCTGCTCCGCCCCCTAAGACTTTCAGGCGATCTACAGGTAATGACGGTGAGGGTGACAGTAAACCTCAAACTGCAGCTGCTGTGCCGTCCTCCCCAAGTGCTTCCCGCCCTCCTCATGCTACACCCAAGTCCCCACAACGGCCACGCCATCCTTCCCCCGTCAGGGACAGCTCCAGTTCTGCATCGGCAAAAACGCCACTGCAGAAAACACTTTCGGCATCGAGTGACACTCGCCCAACCGCCAAGGATTCCAAATCTCAAAGTGGCAGGGATCTTCAGAAGTCCCCGTCTACTTCCAAGGAACTGCAGAAGTCACCCTCTAGCGCCTCATCCTCCACAGGCAGTCTTGGCAAGAAATGCATCTCAAAGTCGTCCTCCAGTGCATCGTCGAGTGCCGGAAGTGGTGCTCCATCCCGTCGAGTAGGGTTGAGCAAGACCTCATCTGTGTCGTCCTCACGCTGTGGAGAAGACGAGGATGAAATAGGGGGAGGGTCCGCCTCTGGGGCCTCGCTTGAAAACCTGACGGACGATGAACCTTTATATGATACGGTTGCTCCTGACGAAGATGAGGATACGGGCGAGTATGTACTGTTGTCAGATAAGAGCTCTGAATACAATGGGACAGATACTCTGAAGTCTGCAGCCTCAGGCGCATCGAGTGAGGGCGGACTAAGTAAATCAGGTGGTGGTGCGTCCTCAGGGGCCACGCCCTCCGGGGGATCACCAGCCCCTGAACATCCTCCTGATTCTCCCAAATACTCGAATTATGTCAACATCGACTTCTTCCTGAAAAAGTAAGTGGTTAATGTTATTTTCACTACATGCATCGtcatttaacagatttttttctcAAAGGTGTTTTGTTATATGAACTTTGGTGACTGAAGGACGCACGTCAgttaatattttcacataattctGTTTATTTCGGTCGTGTCAGTATCATGTGTGTTAGATATCGTTCAAGGTTTAAGACTTCTTATTGGGAAAACATTTAAAGACTTCCAGGTCATTTCGTTAAGATAAATTTTATTGTTGTACATAAAGATATGAACTTTATTGGTCTTTAAAACTTTTACTCAGATTTTAGAAGTACTGAAGTACTGCCTTCGGTGTTTTAGTTTTAGCTGTAAGAAGCTGTTCATGATTGCTATTGTAATTTTTGTAGTATATACCCAATGGAATTATTCATTCAGTTACCCAGAACTGAATAAAATGCATATGAttgtgtaattataaatattctcAATTGTGTAAGTATAAATATTCTCAAGGGGAGGAGCGAGATGACAAGATATAAATCAGAAATATAGATATTAGAAATTACAGGACGCCACATACAACCTCGTGGTAGGGGGTCATCGTCCCCCTTCCCATAACTTTAGGTAAAATTTGGTGGCGTTGGTAATTACAGAGCACGATCTAACCAGGGACGTGTTTCTTGTCGATGCAAGTCTGGGCCATTTTCTATATCAGTCACCGCTCAAGAGGAAAATATAATCATGTCTTCGAACCTTCGTGATGTGTTGTGGCTCCTGAACCATATTAACATGTAAGAGATTGaacgaaaatgcagtgcattactaccctaagacAAGTTCaccttgtacagtattttactcatttttagttccatttatttttttcttctgatagCTGATCTTTACcttctgcattttccttttaggtatttcatattctttggaaacttgagttTCAAGGCAGttgcccctgtaggcttgttccatattagtACGGGTTTATCTTAtggataattttgtaataataatgttcaaaGAAAGTGTTTCCACATTAAAACTCTGGTTCCACATTGTGGCACCCCATAGTGTGTCATTTTGGTAAAAGGCTGTGAGCgagaatgattttttatattcttatgtatgtttatgaGTGTCGTGATTTGTAATTGCTATGACACAGAAAGCTTATGTAACCGGTCCATGTTGACGAGCATAATGAAAATTGCAATTGTTGCGACAGAACGCACGTGTAACCGGCCCTTTAATAACCCTGCAACCCCTGAGGTTTAGTCCATTGCTCAAGCCGTGGTCATTCCTGGGGTTCAGAATTTGCCGACCTAATTCTAAATAGTttgcccaggaaagaagactgtagtggtatggccatgtgatgagaatggatgagacatatgtagggaggagagtgatgcaggtGGAGATAgatgcctggtgggagagcaagaggaagaccgaagcgatgGTGGATGGGCGttgttaaagaagatctgagaggCAAAAAATTGTCAGAGGACGTTGTGTTTCACCGAGCCATGTGGAGGAAAGCGgccagaaacatcgaccccacatagaagtgggaaaagatgcagagaaagaagattcGAAGTAATTTGCCTGGTTCGATGGAGTTAACGTCAGGCCTTGTTTTGGTTGCACTGACTCACTTTGATGGAGGTGGTAATGGCTTTTGCCTTGTTTCCCAAGGTGGTTTCGTCGGTCATGGCCTAGTGTGTGGTGTCTGTGGTCAGCGTTTGGTCGCCTTCTGACACTTATGACTTCTGTTACTCCACTTTTTGTCGTGAATGGGATTGCTATGTAGgtaaatgacctttttttttctttcgttttgcttTTGCCAAGTTATTTTagtatgtttgtttctttttattgttcaACGTCAGTTTGAAAACATTCGGGGAAATTATCGAGGCTGCCTAATCTGTTGTGTTAGCAAGCAGTGTAATTGCTTTGATGctcactgaaaaatgaaatttatgaaatagtATAATTGGACCCGTTGTCTCCCATTCCTTCAGTTATATGAGTGGCAAACACCGCTCACAGTTGTGTAAACAAAGGATGATTATTGATATAAGAACATGTGCTGTCCTTGCGTGAATAGGCCtatgtacttatatttttacGCAGCAAATCTTTGCAGATAAATCCAGAGTTgtgccagtttatatatatatgaggtttgcCCGTCCATTGGCTACAGTTGAGAGAGCGGGAATTGGTAAATCTTTTTaattgagactctctctctctctctctctctctctctctctctctctctctctctctctctctctctctctctctcatctgcgtGAAAAGTAGAATATTCATTGATAGGAACTAGTTCCCTGTTATTATAGTTATATGTGGGGTTCCAGTTATGAGCagaatgaaattttttgtatgtAGCTTTGGCCAGGGTGGCAGAGGTACATGAGCAAACCATTGTGATGGAAACTTGTGTGAACAAATCGATTGAACTGGCATTAGCCTACGCATCGTAGTCAAAGGTAGAGAAATGCTACCTATGGCAAGATTTTATCAATACTATTAGTCAGAATTGTTGTTAAGTCTAGTTCTGCAGATTGTTCCTTGATATGCTTCCTGCTGTGATTAGGCCTAGTTTACTTGCACCGCGCTATCATAATCGTGTTTTGCACCAACAGGGATGAAATATATATGAGCTAGGAGGAAGTTCCTCTGTGTTTTGTTTGTTAGCCCTGCACCGTGTGAGCTAGGCTGCATAGCCTACTTTAGATTTTGCTACTCCTCTGATGGCTCAATAACGGATGTCTCCATtgggggttagttccgtcagcgTACCTCAGCGGTGCAAAGTAGCAGGATtaataggcattacttaaggttcttgtcagcgtcccttcggcccctagct
Coding sequences within it:
- the COX7B gene encoding uncharacterized protein COX7B; its protein translation is MSILRDSHLADRGQSKVAKAEGSSRQTQTKAVQRSLRLTLYKMFARAALTARSGVISRPLSRRMANVTGHTQPTMADLPVPSGSWAEAHSKKQTKNNLHLLLGVSVAAVTLVVAKNSGLVELGLGPKIGK